In Prunus dulcis chromosome 2, ALMONDv2, whole genome shotgun sequence, a single genomic region encodes these proteins:
- the LOC117619435 gene encoding glyoxylate/hydroxypyruvate reductase HPR3-like isoform X1, which produces MVQFQSQDLPQLLIIQPPLCLAIAESQLSQKFHLLKAWESELPLDQFLTTYACSVQAMLCYPFTQVNADLLRLLPALKLVVSLTAGVDNIDLVECRRRGISVTTSGSAFSEDVADTAVGLLIDVHRRISAADRYVKGLWTSKGDYPLGSKLGGKRVGIVGLGNIGSEIAKRLEAFGCIVSYNSRSKNPSLTYPFYSSVHELAANTDALIICCALTDQTRHMINKEVLSALGREGVIVNVGRGAIIDEKELVRFLVHGEIGGAGLDVFENEPHVPEELFALDNVVLSPHNAAFTPESVESSSRIVMANLEAFFSNEPLVTPFMDD; this is translated from the exons ATGGTCCAATTCCAATCCCAAGACCTCCCACAACTCCTGATTATTCAACCTCCATTATGCCTGGCAATTGCTGAATCTCAGTTGTCTCAAAAATTCCATCTCCTCAAAGCATGGGAGTCAGAACTCCCTCTAGACCAGTTCTTGACCACCTATGCATGCTCAGTCCAAGCCATGCTTTGCTACCCTTTCACTCAGGTCAATGCAGACCTCCTCCGGCTGCTTCCGGCACTCAAACTTGTTGTCAGCCTCACTGCTGGGGTCGACAACATCGACTTGGTCGAGTGCCGGCGGCGTGGAATATCAGTGACCACTTCTGGGAGTGCATTCTCAGAAGATGTTGCTGATACTGCCGTAGGTTTGCTCATTGATGTGCATAGAAGAATCTCAGCAGCAGATCGGTATGTGAAAGGGCTTTGGACTAGCAAAGGAGATTATCCTCTTGGTTCCAAG TTAGGAGGCAAGCGAGTTGGGATTGTTGGATTAGGAAACATTGGCTCTGAAATTGCAAAAAGACTGGAGGCCTTTGGGTGCATTGTCTCATACAACTCAAGGAGCAAAAATCCATCTTTAACATACCCCTTCTATTCCAGTGTTCATGAACTTGCAGCCAATACTGATGCCCTCATCATCTGTTGTGCATTGACAGACCAAACCCGCCACATGATCAACAAGGAAGTCTTATCTGCACTGGGAAGAGAGGGAGTGATTGTTAACGTTGGACGAGGGGCTATTATTGATGAGAAGGAATTGGTGAGGTTTCTGGTGCATGGAGAGATTGGAGGCGCTGGTTTGGATGTGTTTGAGAATGAGCCTCATGTTCCTGAAGAACTCTTTGCTTTGGACAACGTTGTTCTGTCTCCACATAACGCTGCTTTTACTCCCGAATCTGTAGAGAGTTCGAGTCGAATAGTTATGGCCAATTTGGAAGCTTTCTTCTCAAATGAGCCTTTGGTTACTCCATTCATGGATgactaa
- the LOC117619435 gene encoding glyoxylate/hydroxypyruvate reductase HPR3-like isoform X2 — MINKEVLSALGREGVIVNVGRGAIIDEKELVRFLVHGEIGGAGLDVFENEPHVPEELFALDNVVLSPHNAAFTPESVESSSRIVMANLEAFFSNEPLVTPFMDD; from the coding sequence ATGATCAACAAGGAAGTCTTATCTGCACTGGGAAGAGAGGGAGTGATTGTTAACGTTGGACGAGGGGCTATTATTGATGAGAAGGAATTGGTGAGGTTTCTGGTGCATGGAGAGATTGGAGGCGCTGGTTTGGATGTGTTTGAGAATGAGCCTCATGTTCCTGAAGAACTCTTTGCTTTGGACAACGTTGTTCTGTCTCCACATAACGCTGCTTTTACTCCCGAATCTGTAGAGAGTTCGAGTCGAATAGTTATGGCCAATTTGGAAGCTTTCTTCTCAAATGAGCCTTTGGTTACTCCATTCATGGATgactaa
- the LOC117619662 gene encoding glyoxylate/hydroxypyruvate reductase HPR3-like has product MESELPLDKFLTTYARSVQVMISSPITRVNADLLRLLPALKLVATPTAGVNNIDLVECRQRGISVTTSGSAFSEDVADIAIGLLIDVQRKISAADRYVRTRLWTSKGEYPLGFKLGGKRVGIVGLGNIGSEVAKRLEAFGCIVSYNSRRKKQALPYLFYSNVHELAANTDALIICCALTDQTRHMINKEVLSTLGREGVIVNVGRGAIIDEKELVRCLVHGEIGGADLDVFENEPHVPQELFALDNVVLSPHKAALTPESFERSNRIVIANLEAFFSNKPSVSPFNG; this is encoded by the exons ATGGAGTCAGAACTCCCTCTAGACAAGTTCTTGACCACCTATGCACGCTCAGTCCAAGTCATGATTTCCTCCCCTATCACTCGAGTCAATGCAGACCTCCTCCGGCTGCTACCGGCACTCAAACTTGTTGCGACCCCCACTGCTGGGGTCAACAACATCGACTTGGTCGAGTGCAGGCAGCGTGGAATTTCAGTGACCACTTCCGGGAGTGCATTCTCAGAAGATGTTGCTGATATTGCCATAGGGTTGCTCATTGATGTGCAGAGAAAAATCTCAGCAGCAGATCGGTATGTGAGAACAAGGCTTTGGACTAGCAAAGGCGAATATCCTCTTGGTTTCAAG ttAGGAGGCAAGCGAGTTGGGATTGTTGGATTAGGAAACATTGGATCTGAAGTTGCTAAAAGACTTGAGGCCTTTGGGTGCATTGTCTCATACAACTCAAGGAGAAAAAAGCAAGCTTTGCCTTACCTCTTCTATTCCAATGTTCATGAACTTGCAGCCAATACTGATGCCCTCATCATCTGTTGTGCATTGACAGACCAAACCCGCCACATGATTAACAAGGAAGTCTTATCTACACTGGGAAGAGAGGGAGTGATTGTTAACGTCGGACGGGGGGCTATTATTGATGAGAAGGAATTGGTGAGGTGTTTGGTGCATGGAGAGATAGGAGGTGCGGATTTGGATGTGTTTGAGAATGAGCCTCATGTTCCTCAAGAGCTCTTTGCATTGGACAATGTTGTTCTGTCTCCGCATAAGGCTGCTCTTACTCCAGAATCTTTCGAGAGATCAAATCGAATAGTTATTGCCAATTTGGAAGCTTTCTTCTCAAATAAACCTTCGGTTAGTCCATTCAATGGGTGa